The DNA segment GAACCGCTATGGGAGCGAGCCTGTGTACATATCCGTTGCTGCGGTAACGGCTGCTTAGGGTTCCGCCCTTACGGCGGGTCACCTTTTTCAAACGCCAAAAAGGTAACCCAAAACGCTTGCTCCTGCGTTCGGCCCTCGCAGGCTCGGGTCCCTTCGCTCCGGGACTGATCCGGGCGCAGCGGCTACGGTTTGCTTCGCTGCACCTCCTTCCGCTGTGCCTGGCTGCGCCAGACGGTCGCTGCGCTCCCACGCCCGGATCAATCCCTGCGCTCAGCCTTCCGATGTCGCCGGTTAGGCAAGATCAAGATCAAGGGCACTCGAGCTAACGCTCATTGTTGAGTGGTTAGAAGCGGTGTTTGGCTTTTGATTTGTGGTGTGGCTGCCCCTCACCCCAGCCCTCTCCCGAGGGAGAGGGAGCCGATTTTGGTTGGCTTCGAAGTTTTGCATTCGACTCGGTATTTCACGTCGGCAGATCTTTCGCATCCAACCCGGTCAGTCCCCTCTCCCTCCGGGAGAGGGCTAGGGTGAGGGGCTTTTGATTTTCAGCTGACTTCAAGCATCACTCAACCTCCCGACATCACCGCTGAACCAAGATCAAAACAGCGCCGAAATCATTTGCTCCTACACTGTGCCAATCTGTGCGATCTTCTCGCGATTGGCCTTTGTCGGAGTTGTTTGATGCTGTCTCTGCTGACCGAACATCCGCTGTTTAGCGCGTTTATCCTGATCCTGCTCGATCTTGGTCTGTGGCGGTTGATCAGTTCCCGTGGCAGTGAGTGGAAGCTGTTGGTGCGGGTGGTGATTTTTGCGTTGTTCAGTGTGTTGCTGTTCAACGAAGGGCTCAATCCGATGGAGCCGGCGCCGTGGGCGGAGAATGTGCCGTTGCATCTGGCGGCGACCGGGTTGCAGATCGGTTGGTGGCTGTTTGGCGCACGAACGCTGACGGTGTTGATCGGTGCGGTGATGATGCAGCGGGTCGGGCATACCGGGCGGCTGTTGCAGGATCTGCTCGGGGCGGTGATTTTTCTGGTCGCGATCATTGCGGCACTGGCCTATGTGCTCGATCTGCCGGTCAAAGGCGTGCTGGCGACTTCTGGTGCATTGGCGATCATTGTCGGTCTGGCGTTGCAGAGCACGCTCAGCGACGTGTTCTCGGGGATTGTCCTTAACACCACCAAGCCTTATCAGCTGGATGACTGGATTTCCATTGACGGCACCGAGGGCCGGGTGACCGATATCGATTGGCGCGCCACGCGTCTGCAAACCAGCCAGGGCAGCATGGCGGTGATTCCCAACTCGTTGGCGGCCAAAGCCAAGATCATCAATTTCAGCCGGCCAAGCAATATGTTCGGCGTCGCGGTCAGCGTGCAGGTCAGCCCGCATGCGCGACCCAGTGCGGTGATCGAGGCGCTGGAGCGGGCGATGCAGGGTTGTCGGCAATTGCTCGACACGCCGGCACCGAGCGTGGCACTGAAAAACTCAGCCAGCGCTGGCGCGGAGTATGAAATCAGCGGGTTTGTCGCGTCGATGGGCGAGAAGCGTGTGGTGCGCAATCAGCTGTTCGATCTGGCGTATCGGCATTTGCAGGCGTCCGGAGTCAATCTGCTGTCGAGCAATGAAACCAGCATCGCGCCGCACTTGTCGCGCCCGCGGGCGTTGCTCGACAGTTCGCCGATCTTCTCGACCCTGCGCGAGGAAGAGAAGGACACCTTCAGCCAGAACATGAGCCTGCAAACCTTCCGCGCCGGCGAGATCATTCTGGCGGGCGGGGAGGTCAGCGATCATTTGTTCATCATCGAGTCCGGCGTGGTCTCGGTGACATTGAAGCGCCACGGCGCGACGTTCGAATCCGGACGCATGGGCCCCGGCGAGGTGATCGGCGAAGCGGGTATCCTGTCTGACACCGCGCTGCCGGCGGACTTCTCGGCGAAGACGTTCTGCGCCTTGTACCGCATTGAAAAGTCCTATCTGAAACCTTGTCTGGATGCCCGTCACGACATCCACGACGCAATGCAGGCCTTGCTCGATTTCCGCCTGCACAAGGCGCAAGCGCTGACCGAGGAAGTCCCCGCGGTTGCGCCAAAACGCGGCTTTCTGCAATGGCTGCGCAATCGCGCCTGAGGTCACCGCTGTTATCGAATGCAACCTGCGCGGCGCTCCCGGGGTCACTATTGGCATACCCACTGGCCGGAGTTGCAGACGATGAAAAACCTGCGGATCGCCACCTTCAACGTCAACGGCATGCGTGCGCGGCTGCCGAATCTGCTGGAATGGCTCAAGCGCGAGCAACCGGACATCGTTTGCCTGCAAGAGCTCAAATCGGTGGACAGCGCCTTTCCCGCCGCCGAGCTGGAAGCGGCCGGTTACGGCGCGATCTGGCAGGGCCAGGCATCGTGGAACGGCGTGGCGATTCTGGCGCGCGATGCGCAACCGCTGGAGAGTCGGCGCGGGCTGCCGGGCGACCCCGATGACACCCACAGCCGCTACATCGAAGCGGCGGTGCACGGCGTGCTGGTCGGCTGCCTGTATCTGCCCAACGGCAACCCGCAACCGGGGCCAAAATTCGATTACAAACTGGCGTGGTTCGAACGGCTGATCACCTACGCCAAAGACCTGCAAAGCGGCGATCATCCGGTGGTGCTGGCCGGCGACTACAACGTCGTGCCCACCGACATGGACATCTACAACACCCGCTCATGGCTCAAGGATGCCTTGCTGCAACCCGAGAGTCGCGAGTGCTACCAACGGCTGCTCGATCAAGGCTGGACCGATTCGCTGCGTCATCTGTATCCCGAGGAACGCATTTATACGTTCTGGGACTACTTTCGCCAGCACTGGCAGACCAACTCCGGCCTGCGCATCGATCATCTGCTGCTCAACCCGGCGCTGAGTCCGTATCTGCATGATGCCGGGGTAGACGCCTGGGTGCGTAACGAGCCGCATGCCAGCGACCATGCGCCCACGTGGATCCGTATTGGCTCGCGCAAGAAGCGCTGATGGCGATTGGCGAAATCAATTGTCGAAAAGTGCGCGCGATCCGTATACATGGCGAGCAGCAACGCAGTGATCTGCGACCTCCCTGCATAAGGATCGAGCAATGAGCGCGCCACGCCTGAACCATCTGAAACTGTACCTGCAACGCCTGGGGTTCGATTCAGCGCCGCCCGCGACGCTGGAAACGCTGCGCCAATTACAGTGGCGTCATACCGGCGTGTTTCCCTTCGAGAATCTGGCGACTATCGCCGGCGCGCCAGTGCTGATCGATCTGCCGTCCATTGAACAGAAAATCCTGCTAGGTGGTCGCGGCGGTTATTGCTACGAACTCAATCATCTGTTCTTCGCGCTGTTGCTGGAGCTGGGCTTTGACGCACGGGCAATCAGCGGGCGCGTGGTGATGAATCAGCCCGAAGGCAGCTGGACGGCACGTACCCATCGTTTGAGCCTGGTGACAATCGACGGCGAGCGCTACATCACGGACGTCGGCTTCGGCGGCATGGTCCCCACCGCACCTTTACTGCTCGACACCGAAACCGAACAAGCGACCCCGCACGAACCCTATCGCCTCGAACACCAGGCCGGTGGCTACATGCTCCGTGCCAACGTGGCCGGCGAGTGGCGGCCCATGTACCTGTTCGACCTGCAACGTCAGGAGGACATCGATTACACCGTCGGCAACTGGTACGTCTCGACGCATCCGGAATCACCGTTCACTCAGCGGCTGATGGTTGCCCGTACTGGCGATGGCTGGCGCAAGACGCTGAACAACGGCAGCTTCGCTATCCATCACATGGGCGCGGAGAGTGAGCGGCGCGAGGTGACCGAGGTTGACGAGTTAATTGACGTGCTGCAACGCGAGTTTGGCCTTGATGTGAGTAATTTGCCGCGCATTCGCCAGGCACTGGTGCGGGTGATGATGCCTGTCGCAGCCTAATGTTTGACGTCCGGTTCGAGCACGCGACGGATTTCGCCGATCGCGGCTGAAAGCTTCCTTTCCAGACTCTTCAAATCACTGGCCGTAATGCCTTTTCTGAATTGCCCGCTCAGGCCTGAATCATCCGGCTGTTGCTGGCGGGCGGTGTCGAGCAAGGCTTGGCGCAGCGTGTTGTTGATGACCGTCTGATAGCCGAACCCCTCATGTTCCGCAGCCGTACGCGCCGCTTCGATTACCGCGTCATCCAGCATGATGGTGATGCGGGTCTTGCCTTTGTTGGGCGCCACTGCGCCGC comes from the Pseudomonas granadensis genome and includes:
- a CDS encoding arylamine N-acetyltransferase family protein, whose amino-acid sequence is MSAPRLNHLKLYLQRLGFDSAPPATLETLRQLQWRHTGVFPFENLATIAGAPVLIDLPSIEQKILLGGRGGYCYELNHLFFALLLELGFDARAISGRVVMNQPEGSWTARTHRLSLVTIDGERYITDVGFGGMVPTAPLLLDTETEQATPHEPYRLEHQAGGYMLRANVAGEWRPMYLFDLQRQEDIDYTVGNWYVSTHPESPFTQRLMVARTGDGWRKTLNNGSFAIHHMGAESERREVTEVDELIDVLQREFGLDVSNLPRIRQALVRVMMPVAA
- the xth gene encoding exodeoxyribonuclease III, yielding MKNLRIATFNVNGMRARLPNLLEWLKREQPDIVCLQELKSVDSAFPAAELEAAGYGAIWQGQASWNGVAILARDAQPLESRRGLPGDPDDTHSRYIEAAVHGVLVGCLYLPNGNPQPGPKFDYKLAWFERLITYAKDLQSGDHPVVLAGDYNVVPTDMDIYNTRSWLKDALLQPESRECYQRLLDQGWTDSLRHLYPEERIYTFWDYFRQHWQTNSGLRIDHLLLNPALSPYLHDAGVDAWVRNEPHASDHAPTWIRIGSRKKR
- a CDS encoding mechanosensitive ion channel family protein codes for the protein MLSLLTEHPLFSAFILILLDLGLWRLISSRGSEWKLLVRVVIFALFSVLLFNEGLNPMEPAPWAENVPLHLAATGLQIGWWLFGARTLTVLIGAVMMQRVGHTGRLLQDLLGAVIFLVAIIAALAYVLDLPVKGVLATSGALAIIVGLALQSTLSDVFSGIVLNTTKPYQLDDWISIDGTEGRVTDIDWRATRLQTSQGSMAVIPNSLAAKAKIINFSRPSNMFGVAVSVQVSPHARPSAVIEALERAMQGCRQLLDTPAPSVALKNSASAGAEYEISGFVASMGEKRVVRNQLFDLAYRHLQASGVNLLSSNETSIAPHLSRPRALLDSSPIFSTLREEEKDTFSQNMSLQTFRAGEIILAGGEVSDHLFIIESGVVSVTLKRHGATFESGRMGPGEVIGEAGILSDTALPADFSAKTFCALYRIEKSYLKPCLDARHDIHDAMQALLDFRLHKAQALTEEVPAVAPKRGFLQWLRNRA
- a CDS encoding BrnA antitoxin family protein; translated protein: MRDEYDFSPGKRGAVAPNKGKTRITIMLDDAVIEAARTAAEHEGFGYQTVINNTLRQALLDTARQQQPDDSGLSGQFRKGITASDLKSLERKLSAAIGEIRRVLEPDVKH